The Natranaerobius trueperi region CGGTGTCTGTATGATCATGTTCTAAACGTTTGTCAGCTTCTATAATATTTTCAGTGACTGAATTAGACTCTCCATCAACTGTGACAGCAAATAAAGATTCGATGTATGGATCACTTGTTGCAATCATGTCAGCATTATATACTCCTTCAAAACGTTCTAACTCATCTTTAGATAATTGATCTACATAATAGAAAGAACCAACAAGGCCTACTTCTTCAGCCCCGAAATTTATAAATCTAAGTTCCACATCATTATCAAACTTCTTAAATACTCTAGCTAGTTCCATAGTAGCTGCAGTACCAGAGGCATTATCATTAGCGCCTGGGGAGGCTATGACACTATCATAATGAGCTGTAATGGCGACGATTGGAGCATCATCACTTTCAGCAGATTTGATAGCTTCTACGTTATATGATGTAAGGTCCATGTTTTGATAAGTATTTAAACTTATTTCTAATCCTTGTTCTTTTTCACTATCAACTTCTATCATTTCTTCTAACCAAACACCATGGATTTTTGCAGCTCCTAATACAGGAATATCTAACTGCTTTTCTAATCGAGGATCAAAAGCTTCTCCTAAATTTCCACGGCCACCCCCTGTAATGTAGAGGATCACTGCTTTCGCACCATTATCTTTTGCTTTTTTTGCTATTTTGGTGTTTTCTAATTCATCACTATTAATTAAAGCAATTTTGTCTTCAATATCGTCAGTAAAGTGCTCATCTTTATATTTAACATTAACAACCTCACCAGTGATTTCTTCACCTAGAATTTTTCCATTAGCAGAAGCGCCCATTTCCCATTCTGTTCCATGCCACTCTTGATAAGTTCCCCAATCATACTCTTTTTCTTCATATTTATAACTTATGTCACCATACCACTTTTCACCATCTTTAATTGTTACAGTTCCCAAAGTCATATTATTAGGTCCAGCATAATCAACTGAAAAATCTTGTTTATTAACCTCATAACCTAATTCATTATAATATTCTTTTAGATATTCTGCTGCTTGATGTTCATTTTTAGAACCAGCTGGACGTGTTCCTATATTTTCAGATAAGGCTTTAATGTGATTGATTGCTTTATCTATTTCTAACTTTGAGATAAATTGTTCTTCTTGTGAAACTTCAATATCAATTTCAATTGTGCTGGTTGAACTGTCCCAGGATACAAAACCTACTTTTTCAAAAGTATCTCTTAATTGGACATACTCTTTTTCGAAACTATCATCGAGATATCTTTCGACTATTTGTGTATCTATTTTGGTTCGACCATCTTCTAAAAACATATCTGCTTTTTGTAGTTCATCGTTAATGAATAAAGTTAAGTCATCATCTGAAGAAAAAACCTGACTTCCACTAAAAGTTAAACATAAAAAGAAAGCGATAAAGATACTTACAATTACAGGAGAAAGATTAAATTCCATTTTTAACTCCTTTCTTTGAAGCTTTGTGATATAGTTTAACTAATTCACCTCCTTAATCTTAAGATATATAAACAATATGATGATATGAATAGAATTATTTGATGTAGAAGTCCTACTGTTAGAAAAATATAATTCAAACTTCCCATTGTAAATTTACTAAGGTTTTTGTATTGTAATATAATAGCTATATACTAATTTACCAATAATTGTAATTATATGAACGCGAAATTTTTTAAAACAAGAAATTACGTTAAAATACCTAATTTATAATACAACCTCTACCTATATAATCAAGAAAAATAAATGTATCAGTTAATGGGGGTGCCTTTCATTGAGGCTAATAAATGTAAATGATATACAAGAAGGCATGATTTTAGCTAGACCAGTGTATAGTAAGAATGGCAATAAACTGTTACAAGAGGGAGCTACTTTAAAAGAAGGGTATGTTCCCAAAATTAAACAACTTGGGTATTCTAGTGTGTATATTCAAGATAAGCTACTACAAGATGTTGAAGTAAATGATCTAATTACTGAAGAATTAAGACGAGAATCTATTAATCATATGAAAGAGACTTTTCGTTCTGTAAAGGCTAAAACAACGGTTTCAGCTGTTCAAGTATTAGAGCTTAAGGGTATCGTTGATAAGTTGTTAGAGGATATTATATCTAATAAAAATTTAATAGTTGATATGGTAGATATAAAAATGTATGATGAATATACTTTTCATCATTGTGTAAATGTTGCAGTTTTATCAATTATTGTTGGATTATCCATGGGATTTAACCAGGAAAGTCTTTATAAAATTGGTTTAGGTGCGTTATTACATGATATAGGAAAAGTTAATGTCTCAAATGAACTAATTAATAAGAAAGGGAAGTTAACAGATGAAGAATTTGAGGTTGTTAAGGAACATACTAAACAAGGCTATGACAAATTAAAAGAGAATAATGAAATTCCTTCTACTTCGAAAATAATAGCTCTACAGCATCATGAGAGAGTTAATGGAGAAGGTTATCCGGAAGGAAAAAATGATGATGAAATACATATATATAGTAAGATAGTTGCTGTAGCTGATGTTTTTGATGCTATGACTTCCGATAGACCCTATAGAAAAGGTTACGTACCATCGGAAGTTATGGAATATATACTAGGTGGTGCTGGATCATTTTTTGATAGAAAAGTAGTGGGACATTTCTTTAAAAAAGTTGCAGTATTTCCAATTGGTACAGAAGTAACATTGAATGATAATCGGGTTGGTTTAGTAATTGAAAACTTTGAAAAATTTACTTTAAGACCCAAATTAAGAATTATAAGAGAAAATGACAAAAACATCGATCCATATGATCTAGATTTAAGAGAAAATAATAATAAAACTTTAACAATAGTCAAGACTAATAAGAACGAACAAGATACGGTGTGAAAGGTTAGTTAATATATAGTTATAATTTCGCCACTCGCCTATGTTATAATTTAACGAGTGGTTTTTTTATTTTCCCACTTTAAGCTTTAACTTTAATGTGTTAGGATGGTGTGAAGTTTTAGTGAGGAGGTGTTTTTATGTTTCAAGTAGCAGCTGTACAAATGACACCAATTATGAACGATGTAGAAGCAAATCTGAAAAGAGGAGTACATTTTGCACATAAGGCACTTGAAGAAAATGTTGATCTGTTAGTTTTTCCGGAGTTATGGACTACTGGTTATTATTTATCTAGAAAATCTTTTGAAAAACTTGCTGAAAAGCCTGATGGTAAAACCGTGTCAACCTTTAAGGAAATAGCTAAAAAAGGTGATGTATCAATTGTATGTCCTTTTGTTCTTGAAGAGGAAGGTAAAATTTATATCGCTGCAGCAGTTATAGATCATGACGGTGAAGTTAGGGGAGTAGTAAAAAAGAGTTTACTATGGGGAAGAGAACAACAAATTTTTGACGCTTCTGATATGGAATATCCTACTTTTGACTCTAAAGTAGGTAAGATCGGAATCTTAATTTGCTATGAAATGGAATTTCCTGAGACAAGTCGATTGCTTACTTTAGAGGGTGCTGAACTTATAGTTTGTCCTTCTGTTTGGAGTATGTCAGCTTCACATAGGTGGGATATTCAGCTTCCGGCAAGAGCCCTTGATAATACAGTTTTTGTTTTAGGTGTTAATACCGTAGGAAATAATACGTGTGGAAAAAGTAGACTAATAAGCCCGATGGGAGACGAGTTAGCAGAAGCTTCAAGTAAAAAAGAAGAACTGTTAATAAGGGCTATTGATATGGAGACTCTTAATTGGGCAAGAGATGAAGTTCCATATTTAGAAGATTATAAGAAAAAATTAACACCAGGTGATCAAAAGATACCTACACCTATATGGTAAGAAAAAAGTATTATTATAATATATCAAGCGCCTGAAGCTCGGTACCGGGCTTACTTCAAAAGATAGTTTAATCAAGTAACTTCAATATTGGGGATGGAGGCTATGTCTTTAGATAACGGGAGATTCTCCTGATGAAAAAGCTACTAGGGAAGAGGGCAAAGCTATTTAATGATTAATGAGGAGATTATATTAAGTTATTCTTATGTGTCATTATCGGAATGTTTATACAAATCACTTGACAGACTCAAAAACCCTCCCCTTTTGGTAAGAATCTTAATTTTTATTAAAAGGGGAGAAAGTTATTTAAGCTTAATCTTTTTTTATGTAATATTTAAGTTATTTATAGCAGAAATAACTTCTTCGATTCCAAATGGTTTTTCTATATAGTAATGAAATCCATACGAATGGAAATCTGAAAGAACTTGATCTTCACTGTAACCACTAGTTACTATTGCTTTTACATGAGGATCAATTTTTTTGATATCTTTAATTGCTTCTTTTCCGCCTTTTTCGCCAGGAACAGTTAAATCTAATATTACTAGATCAAATCGAGTTTTTGTATTTTTAAAAATTTGGATTGCTTCTTCACCGTCTTTTGCACAGCTAACTTTATAACCATAAGAATGTAATATTTCGTATAATAACTCGCGTATATTTTTTTTATCATCCATAATTAAGATATTGCTCTTTTTTTCATTTGAATCTAACTTTGGTTTCGTTTTCTTTTTCTTAATTTTCTGTTTATTAGATGCTTTAAGATAAATATATAAAGTTGTACCTTCTCCAACTTGTGATTTGGCGCTAATATGTCCACCATGTTTATTAATAATTGAAAGACTTGTAGCTAACCCTAAACCACTACCTTGTTCTTTTGTGGAAAAGTAAGGGTCAAAAATATTATTTAAGATATCTTTTGGGATACCGGGCCCAAAATCTTTTATGGAAATTTTTACATAATCACCTTTAGGTAAAGGTAAAGCTTTATCCTTTTCAGTTATATTGAAATTTTCAGCATTAACAATTAACTTACCTCCATGAGGCATTGCCTGATCTGCATTAATAATAATATTGTTTAAAACTTGACTTATTTGTCCCTTATCAATTTCTACAGGAAATAGTCTATTATCAATATTACATTGATACTTTACATTAGAACCTCGTAAAGTAAAAGTGACGGATTCTTTTAACAATTCATTTATTGATGTAGTTTCTACAACAGGAGCCCCCCCTTTGAAAAGGTAAGTAGCTGTTGTGTTAAATTTTTCGCCTGATTAAAACTTGAATTAGTTTCGTTTAATAAGTTGAGTACTTTAGTGTTGTTATATTCATTTTCTTCTGAGATATATTTTTTGGCTAGTGAGATATTTGCCATGGAGACTGTTAATAAATTATTGAAATCATGTGCAATACCGCCTGCTAAAAAGCCAACAGATTCTAGTTTTTCTAATTGTAGTCTATATTCTTCCATTTCCTTTTTGTGCGAAATATTTGAAGCTGTAATAATTAAATGTTTAATATATTCATCACACTCTAACGGCATTAATTTTATGTCATAGTAGTTATTCAAATTGAAGATTTCAAATTGCATTTTTTTTCTTTCTTTTATTGCAGTATTTATTTTATCATTTAATTTAGTATATAAATTATTATTTATGATCTCCTTTAATAAGCTTCCGACTACTTCACTTTCCGTTAAGTTAATTTTTTTAAGAAAGTTCTTGTTAACCTTTGCTATTCTTAAATCATTAACTTTTTCGATCTTACACAAAAGGGTAATGTCAGAAATGCCATTTATTAAGAGATCATATTTCTTTTCATTCTCTTCTAATTTATTTTTATGCTTGATTTCTTTTAGATTGTTTAGCCCTAATTTAGTAAGTATTTGAGCAAAATTGGTACAATAGTCCATAATTTTATAGGCGTCTTCTTTTGAGTATACAGGTATTCTATCAAGTGCTTGTAAGTATTCATCTACGTTAAAACCAAATTTTATAGCTTGTTTTTTAAAATAATCTCTATCTGGTTTTTGGAAAAAAATTTGTCCAATAAGGAAAGTAGCTACATGTTCTCCTTCTATAATAATAGGTGATGCCATGTCTATTAAACCATTTTGACATCTATATGTAATGTAATCATTTTCATATAAATAATCAGTAACAAAAGCACCACTTCTTTTACACCGACATAAAGTTTTTGGATTTTGTGTATGATATTTTTTACAAATATCACTAAACCCAATATTAATTAGTGGATTTTGGTTTACATCTTCAATGCTCATAGGTAACTCTATAAGTGAATAAAGCTTTTCAAGGGTAGACCTAAGCTCATCTAAACTTACTAGATCTGTAAAGTTATATTTCATTTAACCCCCACTTTCTAAGATTAAAGATTCATTAACATTTTTTTCGACAAAATCAATTAAAATCCTGTGTATCTTAATGAATTTTTAATGTGTGATTAAAATCGCTTATTTATATTAGACAAAAAAACCACCCCTTTGGGTGGTTAAATAAGCCCCATTTCAAGTTCCTCATCCTCATCCTCATCCTCATCCTCATCCTCATCCTCATCCTCATTCTCCTCTTCCTCATCATCATCTTCTTCCTCTTCATTATTCTCATCGTTTTCTTTGTCTAACTCTTCCTCAGGTACTCGTTCACAACCTATAGCTGTAGACAATAAAAGTGTTAGAAAAAAAACTAGTAAGATACTGTAGACTATATTTTTTTTGAGTTTGAATTTGTTTAGCATAGCAGATCACCTCATATGTTATTTTTTACCTATCAACAAATTATATACAAGTTAACCTTGTTTTTTTAAGAATTATGTAGCAAAATAATACTGAATAGTAATATGATATAATAATTTTAGATTTAGCTAGATAATGATTACATAGTAAAGGATGATAGATATGCATTTATTTGCTATAAGTGATTTACATCTTTCTCTTCAAGCAGACAAACCTATGGATGTATTTGGACCATTATGGGAAAATTATCATGAAAGGATTAAAGAAAACTGGGAAGAAGTAGTAACAGAAGATGACACAGTAATTATTGGAGGCGATTTTTCCTGGGCTTTAAAGTTAGAAGAAGTTAAAAAAGATGCTTGTTTTATTCATGAGCTTCCAGGAAAGAAAGTTTTATTTAAAGGTAATCACGACTATTGGTGGAATAGTTACAAAAAAGTGAAAGAAACTTTACCAGAGAGTTTTTTTGTAGTTCAAAACAATTATTATCCATTTAATGATAAAATTGCTATTTGTGGAACTCGTGGCTGGCAAACTCCATGTGAAGAAAGAGATCATGATAAAAAAGTATATAATAGAGAAATAAACAGGCTGAAATTGTCTTTAGATGCTGCAATTAAAGATGGTTATCAAGATTTTATTGTAACTTTACATTATCCTCCTTTTGCAAGGGATAACGATAAAACTAGTTTTACAGAAGTGTTAAAAGAGTATGGTGTTAAGGTTTGTATTTATGGACATCTACATGGAGAAGATCATAAAAATGCTTTTATAGGCGAAAAAGAGGGGATTGTATATTACTTTGTTTCTAGTGATTATTTAGGTTTTAAACCCATACCAATTAAAGTATAAAAGAAGGGGATCCCCCTTCTTTTTAGCCTATAAAATGTAAGATAGATATGATACCTAAAGCATAGTTGAACCAATTTAGTTCGTCAGTCTTACCAGCAAATAGTTTTACTAAAGGATAAGCAATAAAACCTCCTGCTATACCATGAGCTATACTAAAAGTAAAAGGCATGAAAGAAATTGTTATAAAAGCTGGAAATGCTTCTGTAAAATCATCAAACTCAATCTCTTTAACAGAGCCTACCATTAATACACCAACTATAATAAGAGCAGGAGCTGTTGCTTCTGCAGGAACTAATCCAGCAAATGGAGCAAAAAATAAAGATACAAGGAAGAGTATGCCAACAGTTACAGCAGTAAAACCTGTTTTACCTCCTTCACTGATTCCTGAAGTACTTTCAACATATGTTGTAACAGTACTTGTGCCAAGAAGTGCTCCTCCCATGGTACCGATAGCGTCAGCTATCATGGCATTTTTCACCTTTGGTAAGTTGCCTTTTTCATTTAAATACCCAGCTCTAGCTCCAGCACCTAAAAGAGTTCCCATAGTATCAAAGAGGTCAACGAAGACAAGAGCAAATATTGTAACAATACCTAAATCAAAAATGTTTGAGAAACTAAGTTGAAAAGCTATAGGAGATAGACTGGCTGGTTGTCCAATAAAACTTGACACCCCAGTTGGGAATTCTTGTAATCCCATAAAAAAACTTAAAAAAGTACTTACTATAATGCCTATTAGAATTGCTCCTTTTATTTTAAGTGCCATCAATGAGGCTGTTACAATTAAACCAATTACAGCTAATAATGAGTTAGTTTCTGTTAAATCTCCTAATGCTAATAAATTATCAGCATCTCCAATTATAATCCCAGAGTTTTTTAGACCTATGAATGCAATAAACAACCCAATTCCTGCTGCTACAGCTTTTTTTAAAGAAGTAGGAACAGCGTCATCTATTTTATTAATTAAGCCTAGCCAAGCTAATAAAAGAAAAGCTATACCAGAAATAAAGACAGCTGCAAGTGCTCCTTCCC contains the following coding sequences:
- a CDS encoding M28 family metallopeptidase, with the protein product MEFNLSPVIVSIFIAFFLCLTFSGSQVFSSDDDLTLFINDELQKADMFLEDGRTKIDTQIVERYLDDSFEKEYVQLRDTFEKVGFVSWDSSTSTIEIDIEVSQEEQFISKLEIDKAINHIKALSENIGTRPAGSKNEHQAAEYLKEYYNELGYEVNKQDFSVDYAGPNNMTLGTVTIKDGEKWYGDISYKYEEKEYDWGTYQEWHGTEWEMGASANGKILGEEITGEVVNVKYKDEHFTDDIEDKIALINSDELENTKIAKKAKDNGAKAVILYITGGGRGNLGEAFDPRLEKQLDIPVLGAAKIHGVWLEEMIEVDSEKEQGLEISLNTYQNMDLTSYNVEAIKSAESDDAPIVAITAHYDSVIASPGANDNASGTAATMELARVFKKFDNDVELRFINFGAEEVGLVGSFYYVDQLSKDELERFEGVYNADMIATSDPYIESLFAVTVDGESNSVTENIIEADKRLEHDHTDTGHFAASDHLPFHQAGIDAALFIDMAGEGTPEDYYIEPIYHTPLDTIQDNISQKRLETALEIIGKAVFKESIN
- a CDS encoding HD-GYP domain-containing protein; translation: MRLINVNDIQEGMILARPVYSKNGNKLLQEGATLKEGYVPKIKQLGYSSVYIQDKLLQDVEVNDLITEELRRESINHMKETFRSVKAKTTVSAVQVLELKGIVDKLLEDIISNKNLIVDMVDIKMYDEYTFHHCVNVAVLSIIVGLSMGFNQESLYKIGLGALLHDIGKVNVSNELINKKGKLTDEEFEVVKEHTKQGYDKLKENNEIPSTSKIIALQHHERVNGEGYPEGKNDDEIHIYSKIVAVADVFDAMTSDRPYRKGYVPSEVMEYILGGAGSFFDRKVVGHFFKKVAVFPIGTEVTLNDNRVGLVIENFEKFTLRPKLRIIRENDKNIDPYDLDLRENNNKTLTIVKTNKNEQDTV
- a CDS encoding nitrilase-related carbon-nitrogen hydrolase produces the protein MFQVAAVQMTPIMNDVEANLKRGVHFAHKALEENVDLLVFPELWTTGYYLSRKSFEKLAEKPDGKTVSTFKEIAKKGDVSIVCPFVLEEEGKIYIAAAVIDHDGEVRGVVKKSLLWGREQQIFDASDMEYPTFDSKVGKIGILICYEMEFPETSRLLTLEGAELIVCPSVWSMSASHRWDIQLPARALDNTVFVLGVNTVGNNTCGKSRLISPMGDELAEASSKKEELLIRAIDMETLNWARDEVPYLEDYKKKLTPGDQKIPTPIW
- a CDS encoding response regulator, which produces MLKESVTFTLRGSNVKYQCNIDNRLFPVEIDKGQISQVLNNIIINADQAMPHGGKLIVNAENFNITEKDKALPLPKGDYVKISIKDFGPGIPKDILNNIFDPYFSTKEQGSGLGLATSLSIINKHGGHISAKSQVGEGTTLYIYLKASNKQKIKKKKTKPKLDSNEKKSNILIMDDKKNIRELLYEILHSYGYKVSCAKDGEEAIQIFKNTKTRFDLVILDLTVPGEKGGKEAIKDIKKIDPHVKAIVTSGYSEDQVLSDFHSYGFHYYIEKPFGIEEVISAINNLNIT
- a CDS encoding PocR ligand-binding domain-containing protein — protein: MKYNFTDLVSLDELRSTLEKLYSLIELPMSIEDVNQNPLINIGFSDICKKYHTQNPKTLCRCKRSGAFVTDYLYENDYITYRCQNGLIDMASPIIIEGEHVATFLIGQIFFQKPDRDYFKKQAIKFGFNVDEYLQALDRIPVYSKEDAYKIMDYCTNFAQILTKLGLNNLKEIKHKNKLEENEKKYDLLINGISDITLLCKIEKVNDLRIAKVNKNFLKKINLTESEVVGSLLKEIINNNLYTKLNDKINTAIKERKKMQFEIFNLNNYYDIKLMPLECDEYIKHLIITASNISHKKEMEEYRLQLEKLESVGFLAGGIAHDFNNLLTVSMANISLAKKYISEENEYNNTKVLNLLNETNSSFNQAKNLTQQLLTFSKGGLLL
- a CDS encoding metallophosphoesterase, with amino-acid sequence MHLFAISDLHLSLQADKPMDVFGPLWENYHERIKENWEEVVTEDDTVIIGGDFSWALKLEEVKKDACFIHELPGKKVLFKGNHDYWWNSYKKVKETLPESFFVVQNNYYPFNDKIAICGTRGWQTPCEERDHDKKVYNREINRLKLSLDAAIKDGYQDFIVTLHYPPFARDNDKTSFTEVLKEYGVKVCIYGHLHGEDHKNAFIGEKEGIVYYFVSSDYLGFKPIPIKV
- a CDS encoding NCS2 family permease, with the translated sequence MKNFFGFDKYNTNMKTEIIAGFTTFMTMAYIIFVNPAMLGETGMNEGAVMTATIIAAAISCILMGVLTNYPFALASGMGLNAFFAFTIAPEAGWEGALAAVFISGIAFLLLAWLGLINKIDDAVPTSLKKAVAAGIGLFIAFIGLKNSGIIIGDADNLLALGDLTETNSLLAVIGLIVTASLMALKIKGAILIGIIVSTFLSFFMGLQEFPTGVSSFIGQPASLSPIAFQLSFSNIFDLGIVTIFALVFVDLFDTMGTLLGAGARAGYLNEKGNLPKVKNAMIADAIGTMGGALLGTSTVTTYVESTSGISEGGKTGFTAVTVGILFLVSLFFAPFAGLVPAEATAPALIIVGVLMVGSVKEIEFDDFTEAFPAFITISFMPFTFSIAHGIAGGFIAYPLVKLFAGKTDELNWFNYALGIISILHFIG